A genomic region of Oncorhynchus mykiss isolate Arlee chromosome 2, USDA_OmykA_1.1, whole genome shotgun sequence contains the following coding sequences:
- the LOC110507515 gene encoding CCR4-NOT transcription complex subunit 10 isoform X6, with translation MADNNTDQEKAIAANALEAFTAGNYEESLKHLGKLQELNKEDYKIALNKAIAEFYKSGQTTTCTLKQTLIAMKNQVHTSMEDIDGLDDVENSLLYYNQAIIHYHMRQYSEAIAIGERLYQFLEPFEEKFALAVCFLLVDLYLLTYQPEKALHLLAVLEKLSVQGNNKNGKGESVNSANKDGRNQKAEFIGMIEAAKSKMHQYKVRAYIQMKSSKACKREIKSVMNTAGNSASSLFLKSNFEYLRGNYRKAVKLLNSSNIAEHPGAIKTGECVRCMFWNNLGCIHFAMGKHNLGIFYFKKALQENDHTCAQLGDGGATGNGQSKQFSGIPMCALLANKRYELLYNCGIQLLHIGRPLAAFDCLMDAVQVYHSNPGLWLRLAECCIAANKGSLEQDNKGLPSKKGIVQAIVGQGYHRKIILASQSTQNTIYSDGQSAAIPVASMEFAAICLRNGLVLLPDHQQQENKAENGSKTTSQSGSTESGSENSDACSGKGQEGDKFLSAAPSSPLRKQEVENLRCSLLACSAYVALVLGDNLMALNHAEKLLHQTKLSGSLKFLGHLYAAEALISLDRISEAIGHLNPENVTDVSMGVLSSEQDQGPDKGDLEPVESSGKQTPLCYPSTVSSARAIMLFNLGSAYCLRSEYEKARKCLHQAASMVNTKEIPPEAILLAVYLELQNGNTQLALQIIKRNQLLPSVLQAPSPDTRKKPVPPSFQPVQPPIQMPSPFTTVQRK, from the exons ATGGCAGATAACAACACAG ACCAAGAAAAAGCAATAGCTGCAAATGCGTTGGAGGCGTTTACG GCTGGAAACTATGAGGAATCTTTGAAACACCTTGGAAAGCTGCAAGAGTTGAACAAGGAGGACTACAAGATTGCTTTGAATAAAGCAATAGCTGAATTCTACAAGAGCGGCCAAACCACCACATGCACCCTGAAGCAGACTCTTATTGCAATGAAAAACCAG GTTCACACTTCAATGGAGGATATTGATGGTTTGGATGATGTAGAAAACAGTCTTCTCTACTACAATCAAGCAATCATTCACTACCACATGAGACAGTACTCCGAAGCTATTGCTATTGGAGAGAGGCTGTACCAGTTTCTGGAGCCGTTTG AAGAGAAGTTTGCTCTGGCGGTCTGCTTCTTGCTGGTGGATCTGTACCTGCTAACGTACCAGCCAGAGAAGGCCCTCCATCTCCTTGCTGTGCTGGAGAAACTGTCTGTACAGGGAAATAACAAGAACGGCAAAGGGGAG AGTGTCAACAGCGCCAACAAAGATGGTCGGAACCAGAAGGCAGAGTTCATTGGCATGATCGAAGCGGCAAAATCCAAAATGCACCAG TACAAAGTGCGAGCGTACATTCAGATGAAGTCATCAAAGGCCTGCAAAAGGGAGATCAAGTCTGTGATGAACACAGCAGGGAAT TCTGCTTCCTCACTCTTCCTCAAGAGTAACTTTGAGTACCTGAGAGGAAACTACCGCAAAGCAGTGAAGCTCTTAAACAGCTCCAACATCGCAGAGCACCCTGGGGCCATCAAAACAG GTGAATGTGTGCGCTGTATGTTCTGGAACAACCTGGGTTGCATACACTTTGCCATGGGGAAACACAACCTAGGTATATTCTACTTCAAAAAGGCCCTGCAGGAGAACGACCACACGTGTGCACAGCTGGGGGACGGTGGGGCGACGGGGAACGGGCAAT CTAAGCAGTTCTCGGGCATCCCCATGTGTGCGCTGCTAGCCAACAAGCGTTATGAGCTGCTGTATAACTGTGGGATCCAGCTGCTGCACATCGGCCGGCCCCTGGCGGCCTTCGACTGTCTGATGGATGCTGTGCAGGTGTACCACTCTAACCCTGGCCTCTGGTTACGGTTGGCTGAGTGCTGCATTGCTGCCAACAAGGGT AGCTTAGAACAAGACAACAAGGGTCTTCCGAGTAAAAAGGGTATCGTTCAGGCCATCGTTGGGCAGGGCTACCATCGCAAGATCATCCTGGCATCACAGTCCACCCAGAACACAATCTACAG tgATGGGCAGTCTGCAGCCATTCCGGTGGCCAGTATGGAGTTTGCAGCGATCTGTCTGAGGAACGGCCTGGTCCTCCTCCCTGATCACCAGCAGCAGGAGAACAAGGCAGAGAACGGCTCCAAGAcaaccagccagtcaggcagCACAGAGAGCGGCTCAGAGAACAGCGACGCCTGCAG TGGGAAAGGTCAAGAAGGAGACAAGTTCCTTTCTGCAGCACCGTCTTCACCTCTGAGGAAACAGGAGGTTGAAAACCTCAG GTGTTCCCTCCTGGCCTGCAGTGCCTACGTGGCCCTGGTGTTAGGAGACAACCTGATGGCCCTGAACCATGCAGAGAAGCTCCTTCACCAGACCAAGCTGTCTGGATCACTCAA gttCCTGGGACACCTGTATGCTGCAGAGGCCCTCATATCCCTGGACCGGATCTCAGAGGCCATCGGTCACCTCAACCCAGAGAACGTCACTGATGTCTCCATGGGGGTGTTGTCTAGCGAGCAGGACCAAG GGCCAGATAAAGGGGATCTGGAGCCTGTCGAGTCAT CAGGGAAGCAGACTCCTCTGTGTTACCCCAGCACAGTGAGCTCAGCCCGGGCCATAATGCTGTTCAACCTGGGCAGTGCCTATTGTCTGAGGAGTGAGTACGAGAAGGCCCGCAAGTGCCTGCATCAG GCCGCCTCCATGGTGAACACCAAGGAGATTCCTCCTGAAGCCATCTTACTGGCTGTCTACCTGGAGCTGCAGAACG ggaaCACACAGCTCGCCCTGCAGATCATCAAACGTAACCAGCTCCTCCCCTCAGTGCTCCAGGCGCCCTCTCCAGACACACGAAAGAAGCCTGTTCCCCCCTCCTTCCAGCCTGTCCAACCACCCATCCAGATGCCCTCACCCTTCACAACAGTCCAGCGCAAATGA
- the LOC110507515 gene encoding CCR4-NOT transcription complex subunit 10 isoform X4 has protein sequence MADNNTDQEKAIAANALEAFTAGNYEESLKHLGKLQELNKEDYKIALNKAIAEFYKSGQTTTCTLKQTLIAMKNQVHTSMEDIDGLDDVENSLLYYNQAIIHYHMRQYSEAIAIGERLYQFLEPFEEKFALAVCFLLVDLYLLTYQPEKALHLLAVLEKLSVQGNNKNGKGESVNSANKDGRNQKAEFIGMIEAAKSKMHQYKVRAYIQMKSSKACKREIKSVMNTAGNSASSLFLKSNFEYLRGNYRKAVKLLNSSNIAEHPGAIKTGECVRCMFWNNLGCIHFAMGKHNLGIFYFKKALQENDHTCAQLGDGGATGNGQSKQFSGIPMCALLANKRYELLYNCGIQLLHIGRPLAAFDCLMDAVQVYHSNPGLWLRLAECCIAANKGSLEQDNKGLPSKKGIVQAIVGQGYHRKIILASQSTQNTIYSDGQSAAIPVASMEFAAICLRNGLVLLPDHQQQENKAENGSKTTSQSGSTESGSENSDACSGKGQEGDKFLSAAPSSPLRKQEVENLRCSLLACSAYVALVLGDNLMALNHAEKLLHQTKLSGSLKFLGHLYAAEALISLDRISEAIGHLNPENVTDVSMGVLSSEQDQVFVFTGPDKGDLEPVESSGKQTPLCYPSTVSSARAIMLFNLGSAYCLRSEYEKARKCLHQAASMVNTKEIPPEAILLAVYLELQNGNTQLALQIIKRNQLLPSVLQAPSPDTRKKPVPPSFQPVQPPIQMPSPFTTVQRK, from the exons ATGGCAGATAACAACACAG ACCAAGAAAAAGCAATAGCTGCAAATGCGTTGGAGGCGTTTACG GCTGGAAACTATGAGGAATCTTTGAAACACCTTGGAAAGCTGCAAGAGTTGAACAAGGAGGACTACAAGATTGCTTTGAATAAAGCAATAGCTGAATTCTACAAGAGCGGCCAAACCACCACATGCACCCTGAAGCAGACTCTTATTGCAATGAAAAACCAG GTTCACACTTCAATGGAGGATATTGATGGTTTGGATGATGTAGAAAACAGTCTTCTCTACTACAATCAAGCAATCATTCACTACCACATGAGACAGTACTCCGAAGCTATTGCTATTGGAGAGAGGCTGTACCAGTTTCTGGAGCCGTTTG AAGAGAAGTTTGCTCTGGCGGTCTGCTTCTTGCTGGTGGATCTGTACCTGCTAACGTACCAGCCAGAGAAGGCCCTCCATCTCCTTGCTGTGCTGGAGAAACTGTCTGTACAGGGAAATAACAAGAACGGCAAAGGGGAG AGTGTCAACAGCGCCAACAAAGATGGTCGGAACCAGAAGGCAGAGTTCATTGGCATGATCGAAGCGGCAAAATCCAAAATGCACCAG TACAAAGTGCGAGCGTACATTCAGATGAAGTCATCAAAGGCCTGCAAAAGGGAGATCAAGTCTGTGATGAACACAGCAGGGAAT TCTGCTTCCTCACTCTTCCTCAAGAGTAACTTTGAGTACCTGAGAGGAAACTACCGCAAAGCAGTGAAGCTCTTAAACAGCTCCAACATCGCAGAGCACCCTGGGGCCATCAAAACAG GTGAATGTGTGCGCTGTATGTTCTGGAACAACCTGGGTTGCATACACTTTGCCATGGGGAAACACAACCTAGGTATATTCTACTTCAAAAAGGCCCTGCAGGAGAACGACCACACGTGTGCACAGCTGGGGGACGGTGGGGCGACGGGGAACGGGCAAT CTAAGCAGTTCTCGGGCATCCCCATGTGTGCGCTGCTAGCCAACAAGCGTTATGAGCTGCTGTATAACTGTGGGATCCAGCTGCTGCACATCGGCCGGCCCCTGGCGGCCTTCGACTGTCTGATGGATGCTGTGCAGGTGTACCACTCTAACCCTGGCCTCTGGTTACGGTTGGCTGAGTGCTGCATTGCTGCCAACAAGGGT AGCTTAGAACAAGACAACAAGGGTCTTCCGAGTAAAAAGGGTATCGTTCAGGCCATCGTTGGGCAGGGCTACCATCGCAAGATCATCCTGGCATCACAGTCCACCCAGAACACAATCTACAG tgATGGGCAGTCTGCAGCCATTCCGGTGGCCAGTATGGAGTTTGCAGCGATCTGTCTGAGGAACGGCCTGGTCCTCCTCCCTGATCACCAGCAGCAGGAGAACAAGGCAGAGAACGGCTCCAAGAcaaccagccagtcaggcagCACAGAGAGCGGCTCAGAGAACAGCGACGCCTGCAG TGGGAAAGGTCAAGAAGGAGACAAGTTCCTTTCTGCAGCACCGTCTTCACCTCTGAGGAAACAGGAGGTTGAAAACCTCAG GTGTTCCCTCCTGGCCTGCAGTGCCTACGTGGCCCTGGTGTTAGGAGACAACCTGATGGCCCTGAACCATGCAGAGAAGCTCCTTCACCAGACCAAGCTGTCTGGATCACTCAA gttCCTGGGACACCTGTATGCTGCAGAGGCCCTCATATCCCTGGACCGGATCTCAGAGGCCATCGGTCACCTCAACCCAGAGAACGTCACTGATGTCTCCATGGGGGTGTTGTCTAGCGAGCAGGACCAAG tgtttgtgttcaCAGGGCCAGATAAAGGGGATCTGGAGCCTGTCGAGTCAT CAGGGAAGCAGACTCCTCTGTGTTACCCCAGCACAGTGAGCTCAGCCCGGGCCATAATGCTGTTCAACCTGGGCAGTGCCTATTGTCTGAGGAGTGAGTACGAGAAGGCCCGCAAGTGCCTGCATCAG GCCGCCTCCATGGTGAACACCAAGGAGATTCCTCCTGAAGCCATCTTACTGGCTGTCTACCTGGAGCTGCAGAACG ggaaCACACAGCTCGCCCTGCAGATCATCAAACGTAACCAGCTCCTCCCCTCAGTGCTCCAGGCGCCCTCTCCAGACACACGAAAGAAGCCTGTTCCCCCCTCCTTCCAGCCTGTCCAACCACCCATCCAGATGCCCTCACCCTTCACAACAGTCCAGCGCAAATGA